A single region of the Saprospiraceae bacterium genome encodes:
- a CDS encoding DUF3536 domain-containing protein — MHGVERWRSNCGCNSGGRPDWNQRWRAPLRDTLNWLRDVILPAFEKEASYLLKDIWAARNDYIDILLERTPARLAAFLDTHTKRPLSESEKTQLFRLLEMQRHTMLMFTSCGWFFDEVSGIETNQILQYANRAIYYAKQTADLDLHDEFLEKLTAIPSNVYENGAVSYREIVMPARVDLARVGMHFAASYLFETYPDKLELFNYVATSEVLVKKQAGNFVLALGRTSIKSKVTFSEKLFSFAVLHLGQQNIIGNISISMDRESFDRMSAEIMDAFLTPNLGGVIGIMQHYFGEEKYSIWHLFRDEKRKILKQITDSSLREVEQSFRDIYKDNYQLMTSMINTTIPVPSAFLNAVQFVINRDFYQFFDNGSFDIRDLNHLVAEYKKWGITLTDVSSLLLVISQRIYKEIKSLDTSDLALPRLNRMIQIMEEVKQMNLYPNYWKSQNSYWSILKGFKQGKWVFANKEWEEAFYKLGALLEIKR; from the coding sequence GTGCATGGGGTAGAAAGATGGCGATCCAACTGTGGCTGTAATTCCGGTGGACGCCCAGATTGGAACCAGCGTTGGCGGGCCCCTTTAAGAGATACACTTAACTGGCTGCGTGATGTGATACTTCCCGCCTTTGAAAAAGAAGCATCATACCTGTTGAAAGACATCTGGGCGGCGAGAAATGATTATATCGATATTCTATTAGAACGGACCCCTGCTCGTTTAGCCGCGTTTTTGGATACACATACTAAGCGTCCTCTCAGCGAATCAGAAAAAACCCAGCTTTTCCGCTTGCTGGAGATGCAGCGACATACCATGCTGATGTTCACCAGTTGTGGTTGGTTTTTTGATGAAGTATCAGGAATTGAAACCAACCAAATCCTACAGTATGCTAACCGGGCGATTTATTATGCCAAACAAACCGCTGACCTGGACTTACATGATGAATTTCTTGAAAAACTGACAGCTATTCCAAGCAATGTCTATGAGAATGGCGCAGTTAGTTACCGAGAAATCGTAATGCCTGCAAGGGTAGATTTGGCCAGGGTAGGCATGCATTTTGCAGCTTCCTATTTATTCGAAACCTATCCTGACAAACTGGAATTGTTCAATTATGTAGCAACCAGTGAGGTATTGGTGAAAAAGCAGGCGGGTAATTTTGTGCTGGCCCTAGGCCGAACAAGTATAAAGTCAAAAGTCACTTTCTCCGAAAAACTGTTCAGTTTTGCGGTACTTCATCTTGGTCAACAAAACATCATTGGCAATATTTCCATATCAATGGATAGGGAATCCTTCGATAGAATGTCAGCGGAGATCATGGATGCTTTTTTGACGCCCAACCTAGGCGGGGTTATTGGTATAATGCAGCACTATTTCGGAGAAGAAAAATATTCTATCTGGCATTTGTTCCGAGATGAAAAACGAAAAATTTTGAAACAAATAACGGATAGTTCTTTGCGGGAGGTAGAGCAATCTTTTAGAGATATCTACAAAGATAACTACCAATTGATGACGAGTATGATCAATACGACCATACCTGTGCCCAGCGCCTTTCTCAATGCCGTTCAATTTGTTATTAACCGCGATTTTTACCAGTTTTTCGACAATGGTTCCTTTGACATTCGCGATCTGAATCACCTTGTGGCGGAATACAAAAAATGGGGTATCACGCTGACAGATGTATCCTCCCTTTTATTGGTGATAAGTCAACGGATTTACAAAGAAATAAAATCGTTGGATACGTCGGATTTGGCCCTGCCCCGCTTAAATAGGATGATCCAGATCATGGAAGAAGTCAAGCAAATGAATTTGTATCCGAATTACTGGAAAAGCCAAAATAGCTATTGGTCTATTTTGAAAGGATTTAAACAAGGAAAATGGGTCTTTGCAAATAAAGAATGGGAAGAAGCTTTCTATAAACTTGGGGCCTTATTAGAAATTAAGCGCTAG
- a CDS encoding UDP-2,3-diacylglucosamine diphosphatase, with protein sequence MKRELDIVIISDVHLGTYGCHAKELCNYLKSIKVDTLILNGDFIDIWQFRKRYFPKEHMMVIQRVLKMAAAGTKVYYITGNHDDVLRRYTDFSSGNIYLRDKLVLQLKGKKYWLFHGDIFDASIKLSPYIAKLGGKGYDLLIVLNRFINKIRTALGKPNMSFAKKMKHRVKEAVKFIGNFEETAIKLAAEQHYDYVVCGHIHKATMRVDEQFGRKVIYLNSGDWVESLTALEYQWGRWSIYEYDPADYEQISPLLRVKEDELKEEDELLAITFNRKTAHLERHQKFIDASTLLNF encoded by the coding sequence ATGAAAAGAGAACTGGATATTGTTATTATTTCTGATGTACATTTAGGAACTTATGGCTGCCATGCCAAAGAGCTTTGCAATTACCTGAAAAGCATTAAGGTCGACACCCTAATACTGAACGGAGATTTTATCGATATCTGGCAATTTAGAAAACGCTATTTTCCCAAAGAGCATATGATGGTTATACAGCGGGTCTTAAAAATGGCTGCTGCTGGAACGAAAGTGTATTATATCACGGGTAACCACGACGATGTCTTAAGGCGATATACAGATTTTTCCTCTGGCAATATTTACCTTCGAGATAAGTTGGTCTTGCAACTAAAAGGAAAAAAATATTGGCTTTTTCATGGTGATATCTTTGATGCCTCCATCAAATTATCTCCCTATATCGCCAAGTTAGGTGGCAAAGGTTATGACCTGCTCATCGTTTTGAACCGGTTTATCAATAAAATTCGGACTGCCCTCGGTAAACCCAACATGTCTTTTGCCAAAAAAATGAAGCATAGGGTGAAAGAAGCTGTAAAATTCATTGGAAATTTTGAGGAAACGGCCATCAAATTGGCGGCTGAACAGCACTATGATTATGTGGTTTGTGGCCATATTCATAAGGCCACCATGCGCGTCGATGAACAATTTGGGCGAAAGGTCATTTATCTTAATTCGGGAGATTGGGTGGAAAGCCTGACTGCTCTGGAATACCAATGGGGGCGATGGTCCATCTACGAATATGATCCCGCTGATTATGAACAGATTAGCCCACTACTGCGCGTAAAGGAAGATGAACTGAAAGAAGAAGACGAATTGCTGGCCATTACTTTCAATAGAAAAACGGCACACTTAGAAAGGCATCAGAAGTTTATCGATGCAAGTACTTTGCTAAACTTCTGA
- a CDS encoding AraC family transcriptional regulator — MKAALERIEPGFGSSFLIRKFEHGLISNVPMWHFHPEYEIVYISGGKGKRHIANHISYYEDGDLIFLGPNLPHLGFTEELPEKHVEIVVQMKEEFLGSDFLRIPEMFAVKQVFERAKLGLSYSGKIKQEVGRRLVAMADLPAFDRLINLIQVLNLLAESEEYTILNADSFPVEVNAQDHDRMQKIYAYVQFNFQGEIHLGEVAKLVNMTVPAFCRYFKKLTQKTFIQFTNEYRVAHACRLLAEDHLSIANVSFESGFNNLSHFNKQFRAVTEVSPRDYRKNRKKLVKVELS; from the coding sequence ATGAAAGCTGCCTTAGAAAGAATAGAACCTGGATTTGGAAGTTCTTTTTTGATTCGTAAATTCGAACATGGGCTCATCTCCAATGTCCCGATGTGGCACTTTCACCCTGAATATGAAATAGTCTATATATCTGGCGGAAAAGGCAAACGCCATATAGCCAACCACATATCTTATTATGAAGACGGAGACTTGATTTTTTTGGGTCCTAATTTGCCCCATTTAGGTTTTACGGAAGAGCTGCCAGAAAAACATGTAGAAATAGTGGTTCAGATGAAGGAAGAATTCCTGGGAAGTGATTTCCTCCGGATACCAGAAATGTTTGCAGTGAAACAGGTCTTTGAAAGAGCAAAACTAGGTTTGTCCTATTCAGGGAAGATCAAGCAGGAGGTAGGGCGAAGATTAGTCGCTATGGCAGATTTGCCTGCTTTTGATCGCCTGATAAATCTCATCCAAGTACTTAATTTATTAGCGGAATCTGAAGAGTACACCATACTAAATGCAGACAGTTTTCCGGTAGAAGTTAATGCCCAGGACCACGATCGTATGCAAAAGATTTATGCCTATGTACAATTCAATTTTCAGGGTGAAATACATCTTGGAGAAGTGGCAAAACTGGTCAATATGACGGTCCCTGCTTTTTGTCGGTATTTCAAAAAACTCACCCAAAAAACATTTATCCAATTCACCAATGAGTATCGGGTTGCTCATGCCTGCCGTCTCCTAGCTGAAGACCATCTTAGTATTGCCAATGTGAGTTTTGAAAGTGGGTTCAATAATTTATCGCATTTCAACAAACAATTTCGTGCAGTTACTGAGGTAAGTCCCAGGGATTATCGCAAAAACCGCAAAAAATTAGTAAAAGTAGAGCTGTCCTAA